The following coding sequences are from one Verrucomicrobiota bacterium window:
- a CDS encoding methionine synthase, with protein MESTPLRTSVIGSYPFPGWLEFASQNLTQFGENDIKEMQEDAVIAAIHDQTTAGLDVITDGEQTRFDFNLSFYGYINGIELESASPRIYGPPAHDQRGKHAISGELSAPNGLGAVEEFERLKRLAPEGQALKASIPGPFTMSGRLLPNDQYPHRYAITEALLPIVQKEIEDLVAAGCKEICVDEPSMSCYAYKADPEVFVDLFNRTVEPAVGKTRICSHLCFGNYKARGVGKRTPRAMFPAFLDMHVDEMHIETCTTNFVYLDLIEAISKKMDAAVGIIDVKSYYIETPEDVAAIIKRCLEFAPADRLVFAPDCGLSQTARWAAKQKLQNMVAGAKIVRKELGLPNA; from the coding sequence ATGGAAAGTACACCTTTAAGAACGTCGGTCATCGGCAGCTACCCGTTCCCCGGATGGCTCGAATTCGCTAGTCAGAATCTCACGCAGTTTGGCGAAAACGACATCAAAGAGATGCAAGAGGACGCGGTTATCGCTGCGATCCATGATCAAACCACTGCTGGACTGGATGTAATCACCGATGGCGAGCAAACGCGCTTCGACTTCAATCTGTCCTTTTACGGATACATAAACGGGATCGAACTCGAAAGCGCGTCACCGAGGATCTACGGACCTCCCGCTCATGACCAGCGTGGTAAACACGCCATCTCCGGGGAGCTCTCCGCTCCCAACGGACTGGGTGCAGTTGAAGAATTTGAACGCCTAAAACGACTGGCTCCGGAAGGTCAAGCACTCAAGGCGAGTATCCCAGGTCCATTCACCATGAGTGGTCGTCTGCTCCCCAACGATCAGTATCCACATCGTTACGCTATTACCGAGGCGCTTTTACCCATTGTGCAAAAAGAGATTGAAGATCTTGTCGCCGCAGGATGTAAAGAAATCTGCGTCGATGAGCCTTCAATGAGCTGCTATGCTTACAAAGCGGATCCAGAAGTATTCGTAGATCTCTTCAACCGCACCGTGGAACCCGCCGTTGGGAAAACCCGCATTTGCTCTCATTTGTGTTTTGGAAACTATAAAGCAAGAGGTGTAGGCAAACGCACACCGCGCGCAATGTTTCCTGCGTTTCTCGATATGCATGTCGATGAGATGCACATCGAAACCTGCACCACCAATTTCGTCTATCTCGATCTCATCGAAGCCATCAGCAAGAAAATGGATGCGGCCGTGGGTATCATCGATGTGAAGAGTTATTACATCGAAACACCCGAAGACGTTGCCGCGATTATCAAACGCTGCCTGGAATTTGCTCCCGCCGACCGACTCGTATTCGCTCCCGATTGCGGTCTGTCTCAAACCGCCCGCTGGGCGGCCAAACAAAAACTGCAGAATATGGTAGCTGGAGCAAAGATCGTCCGTAAGGAGCTCGGCCTACCGAACGCTTGA